In Colletotrichum higginsianum IMI 349063 chromosome 1, whole genome shotgun sequence, one genomic interval encodes:
- a CDS encoding Kinetochore protein — protein sequence MESAHRKIELQSHEDLAFLLNNVRRAARDQLNNAFPQIEGSNAGEDELRVPIERLVNEYIDKTFTHAAPNLSINGLDADPTAFLSLNPSDEPEEAYEPWDPRLRQRVEDLAREEEDLLNEIAALKKSVPGAVAAAMTHDFKTAVASDEAALEAVKKAREVEANEIEAEALPLEEMERRTEVKEIFGGAVGALGKLKKEMPATVAKMERARVAGEYTVTERS from the exons ATGGAGTCTGCGCATAGGAAAATCGAGCTCCAGTCCCACGAAGACCTCGCATTCCTCCTCAACAATGTCCGACGCGCCGCGCGGGACCAGCTCAACAATGCGTTCCCGCAAATCGAGGGCAGCAATGCAGGAGAAGATGAGCTCCGGGTGCCCATTGAGCGGCTCGTGAACGAG TACATCGACAAAACATTTACCCATGCCGCCCCGAACCTATCCATCAACGGTCTCGACGCCGATCCCAccgccttcctctccctcaaTCCCTCCGACGAGCCCGAGGAGGCCTACGAGCCCTGGGATCCCCGCCTCCGCCAGCGCGTCGAAGATCTCGcccgcgaggaggaggaccttCTCAACGAAATCGCCGCCCTTAAGAAGTCcgtccccggcgccgtcgccgccgctaTGACGCACGATTTCAagaccgccgtcgcctcggacgaggccgcgctcgaggccgtcaagaaggcgagggaggtTGAGGCGAACGAaatcgaggccgaggcgctcCCGCTCGAAGAGATGGAAAGGAGGACTGAGGTCAAGGAGATCTTTGGGGGCGCGGTCGGCGCGCTGGGCAAGTTAAAGAAGGAGATGCCAGCTACGGTCGCCAAGATGGAGAGAGCGAGGGTCGCGGGCGAGTATACCGTCACTGAACGATCGTGA
- a CDS encoding CRAL/TRIO domain-containing protein — MSQQELDPKYDQFDFPTVAATAANGHPGHLTPEQKAQVAQLRLMLESDGYSKRLDTLTLLRFLRARKFDVNLAKQMFVDFEEWRKTTKLDDTVPTWEYPEKEEVFKFYPQYYHKTDKDGRPVYIEQLGGIDLTAMYKITTAERMLTNLAVEYEKCADPRFPACSRKYNHLVETCCTIMDLKGVTITRVPQVYSYVKQASVISQNYYPERLGKLYMINAPWGFSTVWSVVKGWLDPVTVQKINILGSGYQKELLNQIPAENLPKSLGGKCECQGGCHLSDAGPWHEQEWTKEPWWAKPEAKAPASNVIENQGGETVTAPAGGAAPAPAAAADAAADAKAPAAA; from the exons ATGTCCCAGCAGGAACTCGACCCGAAGTACGACCAGTTCGACTTCCCGACCGtcgccgcgacggccgcaAATGGCCACCCTGGCCACCTGACGCCCGAGCAGAAGGCCCAGGTCGCCCAGTTGCGCCTGATGCTGGAGTCTGATGGCTACAGCAAGCGTCTTGATACCCTGACTCTG CTGCGTTTCCTTCGCGCCCGCAAGTTCGATGTCAACCTGGCCAAACAGAT GTTTGTCGACTTTGAGGAATGGCGGAAAACTACCAAGCTTGACGACACCGTGCCGACCTGGGAGTAccccgagaaggaggaggtctTCAAGTTCTACCCCCAGTACTACCACAAGACCGATAAG GATGGCCGTCCCGTCTACATCGAGCAGCTTGGCGGCATCGACCTGACCGCCATGTACAAGATTACTACCGCCGAGCGCATGCTGACCAACCTGGCTGTCGAGTACGAGAAGTGCGCGGATCCCCGTTTCCCCGCCTGTTCCCGCAAGTACAACCACCTCGTCGAGACGTGCTGCACCATCATGGACCTCAAGGGCGTCACCATCACTCGCGTGCCCCAGGTCTACAGCTACGTCAAGCAGGCCTCCGTCATCTCCCAGAACTACTACCCTGAGCGCCTCGGCAAGCTCTACATGATCAACGCCCCCTGGGGTTTCTCCACCGTCTGGAGCGTTGTCAAGGGCTGGCTCGACCCCGTTACTGTTCAGAAGATTAACATTCTCGGCTCGGGCTACCAGAAGGAGCTCCTCAACCAAATCCCCGCTGAGAACCTGCCCAAGTCTTTGGGAGGCAAGTGTGAGTGCCAAGGCGGCTGCCATCTCAGCGACGCCGGCCCGTGGCACGAGCAGGAATGGACTAAGGAACCTTGGTGGGCGAagcccgaggccaaggccccTGCCAGCAACGTCATTGAGAACCAGGGCGGCGAGACCGTCACTGCTCCCGCTGGTGGtgccgctcccgctcccgctgccgccgccgatgctgcCGCGGACGCCAAGGCTCCTGCTGCGGCATGA
- a CDS encoding Prefoldin subunit has protein sequence MSVEGKKLETASKDATPSNPRGIPKAPFVDKVEDYVTTREDVEPTMRNFQEMISKYQFMELNLQKRMAGLKDKIPDIQKTLDSVRFLKLRQGDDEPIETTFELNDTLYSKAKIPPTEEVYIWLGANVMLSYPVDEAETLLESKLSTAKTSLSNCEEDLDFLREQITTMEVAIARVYNWEVVQKRKDKEEGKDIKKEEGDGKANG, from the exons ATGTCTGTTGAGGGCAAGAAGCTGGAGACAGCTAG CAAGGATGCTACGCCCAGCAACCCTCGAGGTATCCCTAAGGCGCCATTTGTCGACAAGGTTGAGGACTACGTCACCACCCGCGAAGATGTCGAACCGACTATGCGCAACTTCCAGGAGATGATCTC GAAATACCAGTTTATGGAGCTTAATCTTCAGAAGAGGATGGCAGGACTGAAGGACAAGATCCCCGATATTCAGAAGACGCTCGACTCTGTGCGGTTCCTAAAGCTTAGACAG GGCGATGATGAACCGATCGAGACGACCTTCGAGCTCAACGACACGCTATACTCCAAGGCGAAGATCCCGCCCACTGAGGAGGTGTACATCTGGCTCGGT GCCAACGTCATGCTGTCGTACCCCGTCGATGAAGCTGAGACGCTTCTCGAATCCAAGctgtcgacggcgaagacaAGCTTATCCAACTGCGAGGAGGATCTGGACTTCTTGCGAGAGCAGATTACG ACCATGGAGGTCGCGATTGCGAGAGTATACAACTGGGAAGTCGTTCAAAAGCGCAAAGACAAGGAGGAAGGAAAGGACAtcaagaaggaagagggcgatGGCAAGGCAAACGGCTGA
- a CDS encoding Mitochondrial carrier protein, with product MADAAVDPEIVGGALQTAKDLVSGAAGGVAQVLLGQPFDIVKVRLQTSTTPTTALTAATQIYKNEGALAFYKGTLTPLLGIGACVSIQFGAFHQARRYFEARNAASSLGASPTLSYSQYYAAGAFAGVANSVISGPIEHVRIRLQTQPHGAARLYAGPIDCVRKLSSHGGVLNGLYRGEAVTILREAQAYGVWFLAFEWMMNADAARNKIDRKDIPSYKIAFYGGLAGEALWLGSYPFDVIKSKMQTDGFGKEQRYKTMRDCFAQTYRGEGLRGFWRGIVPTLLRAMPVSAGTFATVELTMRALS from the exons ATGGCGGACGCTGCGGTTGATCCCGAGATTGTGGGCGGCGCGTTGCAGACAGCCAAGGACCTTGTTTCAGGTGCCGCTGGTGGTGTTGCCCAGGTCTTGCTCG GCCAGCCCTTTGACATTGTCAAAGTCCGCCTCCAGACCTCAACGACACCCACAACGGCCCTGACCGCCGCCACCCAGATCTACAAGAACGAGggcgccctcgccttctATAAAGGCACCCTCACGCCCCTGCTCGGTATCGGCGCCTGCGTCTCCATCCAGTTCGGCGCTTTCCACCAGGCCCGTCGCTACTTCGAGGCCCGcaacgccgcctcctccctcggCGCCAGCCCGACCCTTAGCTACAGCCAGTACTACGCCGCGGGCGCCTTCGCCGGCGTTGCCAACTCGGTCATCTCGGGCCCCATCGAGCATGTCCGCATCCGCCTGCAAACCCAGCCTCATGGCGCCGCGCGTCTGTACGCGGGACCCATCGACTGCGTCCGCAAGCTCTCGTCCCATGGTGGTGTGCTTAACGGCCTGTaccgcggcgaggccgtgACGATTCTGCGCGAGGCTCAGGCCTACGGTGTCTGGTTCCTGGCCTTCGAGTGGATGATGaatgccgacgccgcgcgCAACAAGATCGACCGCAAGGACATTCCCAGCTACAAGATCGCCTTCTACGGCGGTCTGGCCGGCGAGGCACTATGGCTCGGCAGCTACCCCTTCGACGTGATCAAGAGCAAGATGCAGACGGACGGCTTCGGCAAGGAGCAGCGGTACAAGACGATGCGCGACTGCTTCGCGCAGACGTaccgcggcgagggcctgcgCGGCTTCTGGAGAGGTATCGTGCCGACGTTGTTGAGGGCCATGCCCGTCAGCGCCGGCACGTTTGCGACGGTTGAGCTGACCATGCGAGCTCTCAGCTAA
- a CDS encoding RINT-1 family protein → MLLENSPFDAPIQLQQQQHTAMTTIPDSCAQAGALDIRVEDFLDDKLQSTTDLENLDSLIANVEVQRSQLQTQLDNAIKQLDEARRTAGDRQSSLAQRIQDFQDLQHSIDIRVKIAAASDAPNQAIARLQQPMKKLQTIELAQKYLRLLQDVDELRSEARSHLPGSPKAALEPYSKLKKLSKSLDELSGPADDAAVHLVNHVRGVADALWDEMRKTMSGELEAVLSKRSWPMVDPSSEMDEEWLACFEKLLDLQIPEVILSNSTVSLLPFDVMARIFVSEFRFHFLSDKPTSKPDAIGSHCFPWFLATIEKWEDFFRDNLGFTLATKLRDTPAEGSLVYIDPVCAFVTSLLPVMREKVQLVVKDTAKNPAILSSFMGQLMAFDETIRSKFNYDGGDAEQGWPGLATEILQDWFEPWFQAEKEFALERFQAIMATPDARNIDYDYAATGKTKPTFGAVRVTDLLRSITTQYQRVRTFRHKIRFLIGIQLDILDEFHDRLRGSLEAYQALTSTVGRTLHGVTKEQLAALEGTGSFESLCKVYGSADHIVNTLKEWGNEEFFVVLWDQLQGRATKEGETSRMSGEMSYEEVKDRTSAAVGSEGDDGVLFDETIAAYSLRRKTALDFLVSALADSHYKAFRAYSTRTQWTTISENGSEIDPSQLAVTPELDEPLRILKRNFDFLLKAIGTAAFRRTWRSALDKLQDLLWGEVLMRQSFTAFGAAQFTRDLDAIFSLVKRYIPNGVGSLGSLVDALKLLSLPAEPEEGALSLKDATDRVFTDNAEAKKVLEKLDIDTLTPANARHILQRRVENKE, encoded by the exons ATGTTGCTTGAGAACTCGCCATTCGATGCGCCTATCCAgctgcagcaacagcaacataCCGCGATGACCACAATACCCGACAGTTGCGCTCAAGCCGGCGCTCTGGATATTCGCGTCGAAGATTTTCTCGACGATAAACTCCAGTCCACGACCGATCTCGAGAACCTCGACTCCCTGATCGCCAATGTCGAGGTCCAACGCAGCCAGCTCCAGACCCAGCTCGACAATGCCATAAAACAGCTCGACGAAGCTCGTCGAACAGCTGGCGACCGTCAGTCTTCCCTCGCACAACGCATCCAGGACTTCCAGGACCTCCAGCACAGCATCGACATCCGCGTCAAGATCGCAGCCGCCTCCGACGCCCCGAATCAGGCCATCGCCAGACTGCAGCAGCCTATGAAGAAGCTGCAGACGATCGAACTGGCCCAGAAGTACCTCAGGCTGCTGCAAGATGTCGATGAGTTGCGGAGCGAAGCTAGATCGCATCTCCCCGGAAGCCCCAAGGCGGCCTTGGAGCCGTACTCGAAACTCAAAAAACTTTCGAAGAGCCTGGACGAATTATCGGGGCCTGCTGACGACGCAGCGGTTCACCTTGTCAACCACGTACGAGGCGTCGCTGATGCGCTGTGGGATGAAATGAGGAAGACAATGTCCGGCGAGTTAGAGGCTGTTCTCAGCAAGCGGTCGTGGCCCATGGTCGACCCGAGTTCCGAAATGGACGAGGAGTGGCTCGCCTGTTTCGAGAAGCTGCTTGATCTCCAGATCCCGGAGGTCATCCTTTCTAATTCCACCGTCAGTCTACTGCCGTTCGACGTCATGGCGAGAATATTCGTCTCGGAGTTCCGCTTCCATTTCCTGAGCGACAAGCCGACCAGCAAGCCCGACGCCATTGGATCGCACTGCTTTCCCTGGTTTCTGGCGACCATCGAGAAGTGGGAAGACTTTTTCCGGGACAATTTGGGTTTTACACTGGCCACCAAACTCCGCGATACGCCCGCAGAGGGCAGTTTAGTCTACATTGACCCGGTCTGCGCGTTCGTCACCAGCTTGCTGCCCGTCATGAGGGAAAAGGTACAGCTTGTGGTGAAAGATACGGCCAAGAACCCGGCAATCCTAAGTAGCTTCATGGGACAACTGATGGCATTTGATGAGACCATCCGGTCCAAGTTCAACTACGATGGTGGCGATGCGGAGCAAGGCTGGCCTGGCCTTGCGACGGAGATCCTTCAGGATTGGTTCGAGCCTTGGTTCCAGGCCGAAAAAGAGTTTGCCTTGGAGCGTTTCCAGGCCATAATGGCCACACCGGATGCTCGGAACATTGACTACGACTACGCTGCCACGGGCAAGACGAAGCCGACTTTTGGAGCCGTGCGGGTCACCGATCTTCTTAGGTCGATCACGACCCAATATCAGAGAGTCCGCACCTTCAGGCATAAGATCCGATTCTTGATCGGCATCCAGCTTGACATCCTCGACGAATTCCACGATCGTCTCCGCGGCTCTCTGGAGGCTTATCAGGCACTCACATCTACGGTTGGCAGGACTCTACACGGCGTCACGAAAGAACAGCTCGCTGCTCTCGAAGGCACCGGTAGTTTTGAGTCGCTGTGCAAGGTGTATGGCAGTGCAGATCACATCGTCAACACCCTCAAGGAATGGGGGAACGAAGAATTTTTTGTGGTGTTGTGGGACCAGCTCCAGGGTCGCGCAACCAAGGAAGGTGAAACTTCGAGGATGTCAGGTGAGATGAGCTACGAGGAGGTCAAAGACCGCACTTCTGCAGCCGTAGGCTCAGAAGGTGACGATGGGGTTCTGTTCGACGAGACGATCGCCGCGTACAGCCTCAGGCGCAAGACGGCCCTCGACTTCTTGGTCAGTGCCCTCGCCGATTCTCACTACAAGGCCTTCAGGGCGTACTCAACGCGGACGCAATGGACGACGATCAGTGAAAATGGTTCGGAGA TCGACCCATCCCAGCTGGCTGTCACGCCTGAGCTGGACGAGCCCCTAAGA ATCCTCAAGCGCAATTTCGACTTTCTGCTCAAGGCCATCGGCACCGCGGCGTTCCGTCGCACGTGGCGCTCGGCTCTTGACAAGCTTCAAGACCTTCTATGGGGTGAGGTTCTCATGAGACAGAGCTTCACAGCATTCGGCGCCGCGCAGTTCACgcgcgacctcgacgccatctTCTCCCTAGTCAAGAGGTACATCCCGAATGGCGTAGGGTCGTTGGGTAGCCTGGTCGACGCCTTGAAACTCCTCAGCCTCCCCGCCGAGCCGGAGGAGGGCGCACTATCGCTGAAGGATGCCACGGACCGGGTGTTCACGGACAACGCCGAGGCCAAAAAGGTTCTGGAAAAGCTGGATATCGACACGCTGACTCCGGCGAATGCGAGACACATTCTGCAGCGCAGGGTCGAGAATAAAGAATAG
- a CDS encoding alpha-1,2-Mannosidase translates to MMPRRRSRYVLLVAIVMVFMLYQVFKSPEWDDTANASTLKPSEPEKGQAAHKEPAKPPSVNDPASNKHLNNNPPPDHEHPHDQEEDEPEQNPQKQTARPTVKIPQLKTEKVKPAAPTETLSGPTLSIHAPNEAVEVTKKPEVTKGPISSLDDDIHPKNPPGRPNLDVSEDQSISTSRVHWHKVSEHFPVPTGEIIPLPTGKPKDIPKIQFAFKPETDSAKEKREKRLALVKAEMERSWGGYRKFAWMHDELSPVSGRFRDPFCGWAATLVDGLDTLWIMGMKEDFDAAAKAVKDIDFTYSPTRRDIPVFETIIRYLGGLLAAYDVSGGKKGEYKVLLDKALELADILMGVFDTPNRMPILYYNWEPQYASQPHRATTVGVAELGSMSMEFTRLAQLTGEDKYYDAIARITNAFEDLQNRGTAIDGIFPEQLDASGCNRTAEAIAYQEAQAAAASASAAAARLSESKEREPATAQETVVAKSYGSEPEANSIAKRAVGVDKDGETVVENAKDIDKKQAFPEPKVNEQPIYPGNSGRRPSPTTPDKSSWECIKQGLAPGGWGYQQYSMGGSQDSTYEYFPKEYLVLGGLEPKYKTMHIKTVEAVKKWLLYRPMVPKERDILFSAKVSTSGDPENDLRTEYEVTHLTCFIGGMFGLGGKIFDRPEDVEIAKKLTDGCVWAYESMPSGIMPEGASVVPCASTQSCPWNETLWWEHLDPSADWREAQVEAWENRQREKKQEQDELRKQSVERGKADLTDNNPTGKSIEEETLVPEKKDPLADIHVPKDEPKKLGSAKKTDYPAPEPGLNKSPSNVDEHLLKKRDPAPPASQDPRKASADEAANNSLKDKLDLNSAENTDGVSNDAPASGGIVGKIKVEEQAESPDPKPLTHEEYIKDKLERENIPPGFVNINSRRYILRPEAIESVWYMYRITGDPEWQEKGWKMWEAIIKATRTEYGNSAVDNVLSEEPQPVDEMESFWVAETLKYFYLLFSTPDVISLDDWVLNTEAHPFKRPV, encoded by the exons ATGATGCCCCGCCGAAGGAGCCGTTAcgtgctcctcgtcgccattgTCATGGTCTTCATGCTGTACCAGGTCTTCAAGAGCCCCGAATGGGATGACACAGCAAACGCTAGcaccctcaagcccagcgAACCCGAAAAGGGTCAGGCCGCCCACAAGGAACCCGCGAAGCCGCCGTCGGTAAACGATCCGGCCTCGAACAAGCACCTGAACAACAACCCGCCGCCCGATCACGAACACCCCCACGaccaggaggaggacgaaccCGAGCAGAACCCCCAGAAGCAGACGGCCAGGCCGACAGTCAAGATTCCCCAGCTCAAGACCGAGAAAGTAAAGCCCGCCGCGCCCACCGAGACGCTGTCCGGCCCGACGCTGTCGATTCATGCCCCCAACGAGGCCGTTGAGGTCACCAAGAAGCCTGAGGTCACCAAGGGGCCGATTAGctccctcgacgacgacattcACCCCaagaacccccccggccgaCCCAACTTGGACGTCTCGGAAGACCAGTCGATCTCTACTTCGCGCGTTCATTGGCACAAGGTCTCGGAGCATTTCCCCGTCCCCACGGGCGAGATCATCCCTCTCCCGACCGGCAAACCCAAGGACATACCCAAGATTCAATTCGCGTTCAAGCCCGAGACGGACTCCGCCAAGGAAAAGCGCGAAAAGCGCCTGGCCCTGgtcaaggccgagatggagcgCTCATGGGGCGGATACCGCAAGTTCGCCTGGATGCACGACGAGCTTTCGCCCGTCAGTGGCCGCTTCCGCGACCCGTTTTGCGGCTGGGCCGCCACTCTCGTTGACGGTCTTGACACGCTTTGGATCATGGGCATGAAGGAGGACTTCGATGCGGCCGCCAAGGCTGTAAAGGATATTGACTTTACCTACAGCCCGACCCGCCGCGATATCCCTGTTTTCGAAACAATCATCAGATACCTCGGTGGTCTGCTTGCTGCCTACGACGTGAGCGGCGGCAAGAAGGGCGAATACAAAGTGCTGCTGGACAAGGCCCTCGAACTCGCCGATATCTTGATGGGCGTTTTCGACACACCCAATCGCATGCCCATCCTGTACTACAACTGGGAGCCCCAGTACGCATCCCAGCCACACCGTGCTACCACCGTCGGGGTGGCTGAGTTGGGCTCAATGAGCATGGAGTTCACCCGCCTTGCGCAGTTGACCGGCGAAGACAAGTACTACGACGCCATTGCGCGCATCACCAATGCCTTTGAGGACCTCCAGAATCGCGGCACCGCCATCGACGGTATCTTCCCCGAGCAGCTCGATGCTTCCGGCTGCAACAGGACtgccgaggccatcgcgTACCAAGAGGcacaagctgctgctgcgagtgcgagtgccgccgccgcccgtctcaGCGAGTCTAAGGAACGCGAGCCCGCTACCGCCCAGGAGACCGTCGTGGCCAAGAGCTACGGCAGCGAACCCGAAGCCAACTCGATTGCGAAACGGGCCGTCGGGGTCGACAAAGATGGCGAGACCGTGGTGGAAAACGCAAAGGATATCGACAAGAAGCAGGCCTTCCCCGAGCCCAAGGTAAACGAGCAACCCATCTACCCGGGTAACAGTGGCCGTAGACCGTCTCCCACAACGCCGGACAAATCCTCGTGGGAGTGCATCAAACAGGGCCTGGCTCCCGGTGGCTGGGGCTACCAGCAGTATAGCATGGGCGGGAGCCAAGATTCCACCTACGAGTACTTCCCAAAG GAATACCTCgttcttggcggccttgaaCCCAAGTATAAGACGATGCACATCAAGACAGTTGAGGCTGTCAAGAAATGGCTGCTCTACAGACCCATGGTCCccaaagagagagacattCTCTTCTCGGCCAAGGTCTCCACCAGTGGCGACCCCGAGAACGACCTGCGAACCGAGTACGAGGTGACCCATCTTACATGTTTCATCGGCGGCATGTTTGGCTTGGGAGGCAAGATCTTCGACAGACCTGAGGATGTCGAGATTGCCAAGAAACTCACCGACGGCTGCGTCTGGGCCTACGAATCTATGCCCTCTGGTATCATGCCCGAAGGTGCTTCTGTTGTGCCCTGCGCTTCTACGCAGAGCTGCCCTTGGAACGAGACCCTGTGGTGGGAGCACCTTGACCCGTCTGCTGATTGGCGCGAGGCCCAGGTGGAGGCCTGGGAGAATAGACAACGTgagaagaagcaggagcAGGATGAGCTCCGCAAGCAGTCCGTGGAGAGAGGCAAGGCCGACCTGACGGACAACAACCCCACGGGGAAGTCCATTGAGGAAGAGACCCTTGTgccggagaagaaggaccCGCTCGCCGACATTCACGTCCCCAAGGACGAACCCAAGAAATTGGGATCGGCCAAGAAGACCGATTACCCCGCTCCCGAACCTGGCCTCAACAAGTCTCCCTCCAACGTCGATGAGCACTTGCTGAAGAAGCGAGACCCTGCGCCGCCCGCATCCCAAGATCCTCGCAAGGCATctgccgacgaggccgccaacAACTCTCTCAAGGACAAGCTTGATCTGAACAGCGCCGAGAACACGGACGGCGTGTCCAACGATGCGCCGGCCAGCGGTGGTATTGTGGGCAAGATCAAGGTCGAAGAACAGGCAGAGTCCCCCGACCCGAAGCCGCTCACGCATGAAGAGTACATTAAGGATAAGCTGGAGCGCGAGAACATCCCACCTGGTTTCGTTAATATCAACTCCCGGCGGTACATTCTTCG GCCTGAGGCTATCGAGTCCGTATGGTACATGTACCGCATCACGGGCGATCCCGAATGGCAGGAGAAGGGTTGGAAGATGTGGGAGGCTATCATCAAGGCGACGCGGACAGAGTACGGCAATAGCGCCGTTGACAACGTGCTGTCTGAGGAGCCACAGCCCGTGGACGAGATGGAGAGCTTTTGGGTCGCCGAGACGCTCAAATACTTTTACCTCTTGTTCTCAACGCCTGATGTCATCAGTCTCGACGATTGGGTGCTCAACACGGAGGCGCATCCGTTTAAGCGGCCCGTCTAA